The following is a genomic window from Malus sylvestris chromosome 12, drMalSylv7.2, whole genome shotgun sequence.
ctgcacacacactcacacactgaacacagtcacacacacacacacactggacacacacatacacacactgcatatatacacacacacacaaactgcacacacacactgcatacacacacaaattgcacacacacacaaactgcacacacacacactgcatacacacacaaactgcacacacacacaaactgcacacacacacactacatacacacacacactgcacacacactcacactcacacacactcacactcacacacactcacactcacacactgaacacagtgacacacacacacacacggggacagagtgcaacacactcttaccctcacacacacactctgtttttatactcacacacacacactgcatacatacttgcatacacacacactgcacacacacacacacactgcacacacacacactgcacacacacacacacactgcatacatactgcatacatacacacacacacactgcgcacacacacacactgcacacactgcatagacacacacacactgcacacactgcatagacacacacacactgcatacacactcacacacacactgcacacacacacacaaactgcatacacactcacacacacactgcacacacacacacactgcacacacacacacacactgcatacatactgcatacatacacacacacacacacactgcacacacacacacactgcacacacacacacacactgcatacatactgcatacatacacacacacacacacactgcgcacacacacacacactgcacacactgcatagacacacacacattgcacacactgcatagacacacacacactgcatacacactcacacacacactgcacacacacacacaaactgcatacacactcacacacacactgcacacacacacacacacacactgcatacacacacacactgcacacacactcacacacactcacactcacactcacactcacacacaaacacacacacactcacactcacacacaaacacacacacacacactgcacacttacacttacactcacactcacactcacactcacactcacacttacacacacactgcatacatactgcatacatacacacacacactgcatacatactacatacatacacacacacacacaaactgcacacacacacactgcatacacacacacacactgcacacacactcacactcacacactgaacacagtcacacacacacacacactggacacacacatacacacacacacaaactgcacacacacactgcatacacacacaaattgcacacacacacaaactgcacacacacacactgcatacacacacaaactgcacacacacacaaactgcacacacacacacactacatacacacacacactgcacacacactcacactcacacacactcacactcacacactgaacacagtgacacacacacacacggggacagagtgcaacacactcttaccctcacacacacactctgtttttatactcacacacacacactgcatacatacttgcatacacacacactgcacacacacacacacactgcacacacacacacactgcatacatactgcatacatacacacacacacacacactgcgcccacacacacacactgcacacattgcatagacacacacacactgcacacactgcatagacacacacacactgcatacacactcacacacacactgcacacacacacacacactgcacacacacacacacactgcatacacacacacactgcacacacactcacactcacacacactcacactcacacttacactcacactcacacttacactcacactcacacacaaacacacacacacacacaaacacttacactcacactcacactcacacacacattttacacacacaactcacacacatacacacaaaaacagattacacacacacacggacatattacacacacattttacacacacaactcacacacacacactgcaaataacacaggttacacacacacacacacggatagattacacacacattttacacacacaactcacacacacacagatattACACAGGTTACACAgattacatacacacacacacacacaaacacactcacacacacacaaacacacagacaaatttttttcggtacacacaaacacacacacagagagcaCACACCTGAGACTAATCTCAATTTCATcttatgaaaaccccaaattctaatctcaatttcacctaaataacaaaaccctaatttgttcaattgcaaatccacttgtatattatgaatttctcaaacccaaaacaacaaaatcaaataaacctcagttaatatcacaaacaaatccacacaaatcGACGAAAAAAAATCCAAGATTCGAAGCTTACCGACTAGAGGCAGATGACAGCGACCAGATGCAAGGACGACGATGAGCGTGAGGACGATGTGGGAGCACGGCAAGGACGACGACGAGGGCAGACGCAGAGAtgaggacgatgtgggatgtgagATGTGGGAAGACGCGGTTTCTCTGGCTTACGAGTCCGCCCGAATTTGGGATCCCTCGTGAAGAACGGCTAAGCCCCCCCTTAGTCCTAGCGAATCCCACCTAAgctcattaaagctaatccCGGTACCCACCAAACACtggactatagtctagtccagtccagtcccagcgaatcctgtcaaacaaacgtgccctTTATGTATAAGTTGAGTTTTAGTTATTAGGATTGGTTTTACTCAAGTTATTGGATGTTAGGATTCGTTGTACTCAAGCAATTagatgttatgattggttctacTCAAGCTATCGAAGATCAAGCTCAACCGATGATCACTATTCTACTGTAACTAAGTCACGAGTTCACTTTTAGAATGGTAAGTAATTGGTTCTTATTCGAATTAAGCTAATTAAGTTATTTTCGAAGTTCTGTTCTAAAACCTCTTCCGAGAACTTGTATTGAGAAGGATTTCCTGCAGAGCTGCAGTATTATATTAGCTTTCCTTTTCTGACCTAGAATTGAGGTGTGGATTATAAGTGACTGGTCCCTATGGAGAAAAGTCGTGAAGCGAGAATGTCATCGGAGTGAAAGACCACGTAGCGGTTGTCTAAGTCTTGGGAGTCTTGGAGGGTGTCCTTGCGTGCTAGGCTTAGGTTGTGTCATGGTGCTTGCGTACACTGGTTGTGTGCTCAAGGATCGTTATgtactataattttttttttccgcatTTTATTTATGTGCGTAACAAGATTGATATGCGCTTTCAATCTTGtctgattattttttttgcattcGCTCATTGCACTTGttttccatttcctttgcatacCTGATCAACGTGATTAATAATTAAAGTTTGTGATAATTGGATTAAACCCATTCACCCCGTCGAGGCTTTGTGTTGCAACTTATTGCGTTTTcacatatgtattttttttattcatttttaattagtaGATTAATATTTTAACATATTTATAACATAAAGTCAACACCAAAGTTGCAAACCTTGTAAAACACAGTAGCCAAACTGGCTAAATTAAAAACCCAATCACCAAACATACATGGCTTGTTTTATTAATACCCCACATTTTGTTAActacaccccacatacttaatacatcccacatttactttttaaatCAAAAATTTTCTTAACACACCCCCACGTATTTTCCAATACTACCCCCTCACACCTCACACCTCACATTTCACACACCCTACATCTCACATCTCACACACCCCACAATCATCAACTAATTAACCACACATCAAACTCTTCATCTCTTTCAAACAAAAGAATAATCCACATTTTAAAGACAAGAAAGATGAATTAAATTGTTGTATAAAATCTCCATCTTACCATTTGATTTATAAACATCCATCAAATTTTCTTGAACAATCGCGTTGGATTCTAAGAAGCCTGATGGACAAATGGTAGGAATTGTTTTTATAAGGTCACGTTGGATTCTCTAGTTTTCTTCCTATTTCTTGAATTCCAATTAGAGCAAGGCTTTACAAAAAGTCAAATTTTTATtccattatttaaataatttcttgAATGTGAAAATCAACAAATGAACGAGGAGCATAACTAGATTTTTTGTTCCGTTCATCAAAAGATATATTTTCTTCaacttgtttgtgtttttatggTTTTGTTCTACAATGGATAGAGCAGCTATGAGGGTTCGAATAGTCATTTCATATTAGAGTTGCAAGTTGTTATTTATCCAGATACAAgagaaatttatatatataatgatgcttaatgaCGTGTCAATAAcaactcccaaaaaaaaaaaaaaaaaaaaaaaaaaaggagaagggACAACCGGCCAAAATAGAGAGCATCGTCAAGCCGGCCAGCTAATCTATTTCATAGGTTATTGATTGTTCAACATATTAGTACTACCATTATTTCTTATTCCATTATTTATTGTTAAAAGGTTTTGGATGGTCGTGGAAAGAGATCTAGACTTCAACAAGCACCCAATATGCAGATTCTTGTTGACAGTCGGCTTATTTTCTGCTTATTAACTAAGCTCCTTCACATTACACGAACACCATCAGCGAACAGCCACGGTCTCCTGTGGAACTCCGTTCAACGACGCTGCCGGGTGAACCTTATCTTTGCTGCTGGACATTTTCTGCTTCTCTGTACCTGCAACTGCTGCTGATTCCTGACTTGGTTGTTTTTCAGCTTGTACTGCCGGATATGATCTTCCACTCAAACGGACAAGATCCTTGATGGTCGATATGAGTTCATTATCCTTGATCAAAGCCTCCATTGTCACATGTACACCTGAGAACGCAATATACGGAATTGAAACCACAAATTCAAGATGCATTTTGTCATCTCTGAAACAAGTGAACATCCAAAATATAAACAACGAAAAGAAAAGGCAAGGCCAACTTAGTGGCAAATTGAATCTTGAAAACATAATCTTCACATACGGTATCTCCAATAGTGTTTGGGATTTGTGGGGTCATTGATCGTCTCCTCTTTTGCAGGGCGTGTTGTGTATTCTTCTTTCAACGCTAACAAATCCTATCGAGTGCAGAATTCATGAGGAAGGATCCAAAATAATTAACATACCATTGTATACTGTAGTATTATATGGTATGACTTGTTATGGAGGAACCAAATTTTCAAAATGTCTTGCGTTGTGCTTTCCAAGGTGTATCAAACTCCAATTGAGAACACACAAAAGACACATTAAAATGTCCAGCACAGTACCTGAAGCGGAAAAATGGCCCACATTGATGGTGCTTCAACATGTTGCCTTAAGATGAAATGTGCAATCTCTGGAACACATCGAGCAGGTGGTGACATGTCAGACCCCACCACATTCTTAAAATATCGCTGccttctttcttcatcttcttcccaccAAGCACGCAAGGTTGAGCAGTCATGGCATGACGGAGCACATACCTAAATGCAGTTATATGAATTAACAACATTTCAATGAAAGTTGAGATCTTGAGCCATGTGACCAAATTTTCTTTATACAAAATCTCAATAAACTTATGCTTTAAACAGAAATAACAGAAATTCCAAGCTTTCTATAGGGTTAAAGTTTTTACAAAAACTACAACAGGATCAAGTTAATTTGTTCCCCATTCACTCTTTCAAGAGATGATTTTCTGAGTggcattttctctaaaaagatGAGGAAATTAATCTATTTCTAGGAACTTAATCCTTAGGAAGCAAATCGATGAAGCATGATCTTTCCATCATTATGAAGGCGATAAATATGACCCATTATCTTACTGTCATATAGCCATATTGAGAAGGAATACCAAACTCCAAATCAGGTTCACTGGGCATGCGCTGAATGCGTAAACCTATTAATCCTAGTTCTTGCATCACCTGCATCCAAAACCAATCACAAAATAagaaatcaataaaaacaaGGAGGGCCAACAAATATCGAAATCAGGCTGAAGTTTATAGTGGTCGTGTGAGTTGGGAAAGGCTGAGCAAACATACAGGATGAACACAAGAAGGAATAAGCCCCAGATCTTCCCCACAGGCAAGCATATCTGATGAGTTAAGCAGAGCAGGTAACGTTTTCAAAGCATTCTCCCGCCAAAGATTTTCTTGCCGGTGGAAGTAGTAATCATAGTATAATCTTTTCAATACGTTTTTGCTGTATCACACAAAAACTGATAAGAAAATACATATGATGGAAGTAAATCAGCACAAACCGACAAGAGGTGAGAGGGGGGAACTCTTTTGTAACAATGAACAGAAGAAAACCAAATGACTTGATtttaaaaaagggaactttaacgaaaagcttccggtactgttcactttaacgaaaaactacatttttacactaaaaagtcaatcatggtactattcactttaccctttattttgtccttattgttaaaacttaagAGTTttgaagctcttttcattagtggTTCTCCTACCAAATTCTTCTCCATCAAGATAATATGACCAAATAAGCTAATCTCATGTTCCCAAACCAGAAACTTTTCGAAGTACCTGTGGTCGTCCAAATCATTAAAACTTGGTGTATCTTCAAGATTGAAACGAGGATAGAAATTCCTTGGATTTTCTGGATCTCTGATGAGAACTATGTTCTGCAATAACAATTACATAAAATATTAACCAACGAACAGCAGTACCAGTGGCAATCCCTTTAAAATACTTGGGAAACACACGAAAAGCTTCTAGCATATGTCTAGAAGAATCCAGTTTTCTTGTTTTCATTTTGTAGAATCATTTTCTAGAAACAGGTTTGCAACACTTACAGACCCTAAAAGTTCTGAGAAGTACATTAGAATTGTGTTCATTCATCCAATGTAATTATGTTAACTCAACTTAACTGACTAATAACAAGCCTAACTGATAATGCTGACATAACATTGACATGGTAAGTCACTAGCCTTATATTATTAGCATTTGCTACCTGTATAAGATCAAAGGAACATCAGTCTAGAAAACAGTGTGAAACTCTTTGATAGGAAAGCAACCTGTATAAGATCAAAGAGTTCATGCCGTATCTTCTCTTCATCCTGCAACAGAGACCTTTCTGCAAATGATTTCAGCTTGGAAGCAATTTTTTTCTGAGTGTTGCAGTCCTCCTTAAACTGATAATCAAGAATGGGAAAGAAAAAATGTTCTTGAATACAAAGTTTAATTCCGTGGTCGACTACAACAGAAAATACAAGAAGTAATGGACACTGAAGAAAAATACTAGAAGTAATGATCATACAAAGGACTGAAGTAGGAGTGTTGGATTTCACAGCCTGAAGTTTATCTATGGTTCAAATTGTTTAAAACTAACTTTTTAACCAGCCCAAATCTCCATGCTTTCAAAATGTAGCTGTACAATAGAATGAACATAATTACTGCCCCACATCCCAACAGTTTAAGCTTTTGGCAGAAGTGGTAAAAGAACAAACTTTATCATGACATCAAGGCAAGAGGCCATGAGTTGGAATCCCTACAATAGCACGCTCCCACTATAAATTCAATTCCATAAGTTTAAGCTCTAATGGTGGAGAGAGAGGCACATGTGAGGAGTGTTAGAATATAAAAGTATTGTTAGCCTACATCCTAACAGCTTCAAATTTGGGAATAGAGGTAATCAAACACTCTTTATCAACAATATCGATGACGTTGTCCATATTTCTTCAGGTGCATCTACAGGGCATACAAAGTTCAGAATAGGGAAGAAATCTCATCCGAGATCATGAGTGAGTGATTAATGGTTATTAATGAAAATGCAGATAAAAATCTCCAAGATTAACCAATAATTTTCACCTCATAGCGGTTCTTCTGATATTCATTTAGAAAATTTGAGGCAATAAAAGTCCATGAAGCTCCAAATTTATcctgaaacaagaaagtaaaatttATAGAACACAAAAGGGATCGATAAAGACAAGAATAAAAGACAACAAAGCTTACAAAAGTAAGATAAAATCATAAAGGTAATCATAGTTCAGCTGCAAATCTGCAATAAGTTGATAATAAATTAGGAGAAGTAAATTATAGATGACTAGGAAGACTTGGTTACCTGTAAATATTCCTGCAGAATATATGGGCGACTCAAGCGATCAAAATCCCATATGCCCTCTCTTTCAAGTTCCTCCTACAACAGAAGGATTAATTTTTGTGAACTAactttgaaaatgaagaaaaattaatCCTTGATAACAAGTCACAATGTTGTAGCCATTGTCTCAtcttgccaaatgatatttgaCTAACAAGTCTACCTGACTTAGTGGAATGGAAGGTCGAAATTTCCCAACAAGACCAGTCATGGCATGTTCTGGGAGCTCCCAGATACGAAAGAAACCCAAAATGTGATCAATTCTGTAAGCGGTAAAGTATTTTGCCATCTGTCATATAAAACATAGAAAGATATTTATCTAAAATGCAAGCAACAAACAAAGGTACAATAAAGAAGGAATAATAGGGAAATCTAGCAAGAAAAACCTGTGTCAAACGAGCACGCCACCATGCATAGTTGTCTTTCGACATCTCCTCCCAATTGTAGGTAGGGAAACCCCAATTCTGCCCATTTTTATCAAAATAATCTGGAGGAGCTCCAGTGGATGTGTTCATGCGGAACAAATTTGGATTGACCCACGTATCCACACTGTTTCTGTCAACACCAATAGGTAGATCTCCTTTCAATATTACACCTTTCCTTCTTGCATAATCTGCAGCTTCTGAGAGCTGCCATTCATGAAATCACCAAAGAAATCAACAATGGATGCCACGGTGAAATTGGATATCTAACAGAACGTGCAGATGTTGCTAATAGTTAGAATAAATACTACTTACTTGTCCATACAAATGAAATTGGACATAATAATGGAAGCAGATTATGTCATAGTGACAGCTGTCTTTGGAGCTGAGTTTCTCTAGCTGTCAGAAAGAGAAAGCCGAATGTTGGAgctttaatattataatatctATATAATCAGAACTCAAATTTTGAACTAATTAGCAATATATATGAAAGGTAGTACCACACAGttgacaaaggaaaaaaaaagtccaaTTCCCAGTTTAACACAAAGAAGGGTGATCaccttttcttttgaaaaatgaGAAAACCGACCCCATTGACTGTGATCTGATGTTTCAAAGAAGTCCCGTAAAAAACAGAAGGCCGCATAGGGTTTTAGCCAATCCTATAACCAATGATCAATAGAGAAAATCTTAGCACTTCAAGTTGAAAAGGGAAGCCGAAAACTTCTAAAATAAGCAAATATTATTATAATAGCAAGAAAAAGAGTTAAAACTATGTAACCTGATTCTCAGAAAAAAAATTCTGGAAGGAACTGGAGTTAAGAATCAAATCCTTCTCTTGAGCAAATACTTTATTCGCAATAGAAAGTTTGGTAGTCAAGGTAGCCTCATAATCAACATCCTACACAGATGCAAACTAAAATATGTTAACTTCAAAATCACTTTGTATACTTAGTGTTATTTAGAGATCATCGTACTTATGTCCATGAAATTTGTTAATAATATTTTCATGTCATCAAGAAAAAACAGAACTACCAAAGATTTCCAACCTTTGGGTGAAACAGATGGTCCTCAACAGTCATGTGCTATTTTTGAGGTAACCTGATTACATCTAAATATTCACACTCcaatacatataaatattcacaCTCCAATACATAAGAATGTCATCTTTTCATTTTCAGAACAAAGGATAACATTTAGcggcaaaaagaaaaacataaaagaaaggaaataataaataaataacaatttGTTTGTCATCATTAGATAATCTTTTATGATTCTCATGTCCAGAGTGGACCCTACACGATTTGGATGAAAAACATATTTTTCGAATAAGAATTTGTGATCATTGTCTTTCATCAGACAAAGTTCTTGTTTAGAACAATAAATGGATTTAACTTTAGCCTGGACTGCATTGCTACTACATGGTTCCATGTTTGGTGCAGTATAGGTTTTTCCACTTTGATGTAATAATGTTTGGAAACGCAGACCCATGTTTCCGTAAGACAACAAACCATAAGAGCTTAAGGCATTGGGAAATAGGTAAACAATGTATATCAACCAAACACTCTCCTTCACATGACATGGAGCCACATCCAGCACGTGGTGAGGCAGACAAATGCAGACACATAAAAACAGATTAATACAGAGTCTACAGACCACCTGCACCTTGAAATTAGCTAGGCAGAACCTCCTGTGACTAGAGATCATATTAAATCCGTGGGTACAACTGATCCTCCAGAAACTGGCTTGCAAGTTATCAGTGATACATAATGAATATTAGGAATTAAGGTTAATGGTTGATTATCAGGCATCTTTCCAAAATTATGGTATAATTCATAGAGTTGATTACTAGAGGAATTTATGTCCTGGAACTCTATAAAAAAATGTAGTACTTCCATTCGAAACTGAAATGCAAGTGTTTCTCTTTTTAAACATGGTAGTAGGGTAACGCTGGAGACCTAAACCACTACCACCCTTACCCTTCTTTGAccataaaaaggaaaaataaaaaaaagaagaaaacatacTTCTTTTTTGTTACTGTTCCATAGGTTCCATTAATCTTCTTGCCCAGATCTCGTGTCATTTCTCTTCTTACTCAGGTTCTCATCTCATGTCTTTCTTCTCATGGATGAAAAGACACAGAACAAGGATTCTGCCTTATTCTACTTTTATGACTAGTGCGAATACCTTCAATGGGTCAGAGTTGACTAGGGTTTCCTAAAACCTCATAAAATGCTTTTGACTCTCTTTGAAACAAGCTATGATTCAAAACTGGGTCTTCTGCCCATCCTAAAATCTTGTGGTCTTTAATAGGGTTATTTCCATTTTGCTATCTGGAAGTTTAACCGTTTTCAGCCTTTACCACCTATAGTTTTTTTCTTGACATTTTTCATATACAAACTTTTGTTTGAGGACAGATTATACCTTCAGCCTTGTCATCAAGAGGTATTGACATGGCAGTAGATGGACCCGCAAATCGATGAGAAACAATAAAAGAAACTATAAAAagttattaaattaataaataaaaatcgaaaaaataggaaaaataaaaaatggtttATCTTGTAGTGGTTGTCAATCAAAATAAGCCTCTTAATAGACGTTCAGGAAAACAAGCCTCTTAATAGTTGAATTGTAATTATTTTGTGCCAAACTTGTACCTTCCCCTACTTGTTCAAAGATAATACCATCACTAATGAACAGAGAAGGCCTCTTGCACGAaatgtttttcaaatttcaaagtcTGGTCCAGCTTGCCTACTAATGTACTAGTCATTCATAGTTAGAATAGTAAACTCATTAATGTGATGTAATGATATGCAAGAAATAAATATAATCTTGTAAGGAACTACCTTTCCATCCAATTGTTCTTTTGCCTTCTCAATCTCGAGCTATAAGAAAGAAAACGAAGGAAAAAAATCAGGAATCAAGTGATAATAATGAAAAAACGAAGGAAAAATCAGGAATCAAGTGACAATTTAGCATCCTTCATAGGAAAGCATAATAATTACTCAAGTTTGTCTTATtatacaagtaaaaaaaaataattataaggaTCACCTTGATATCCGAAGACATACTTTCTGAAAGTTCCTGTACTCTCAGGTATAAAGGATGCAATGCAAATACAGAAAGTGAGCTGcatgatgaagaaatgaaagccAAACTTTGAATGAGATGAAACTTTCAAAATAATAACATGAGTATCATAGAAAAAAACAATGCAATTTTGATGTGCATTTTAGTCAGCGAACAATGAACAGAATACAACAAGGTGGTTTTGTAATCGAAAAAATATGAAGATAAAAAGGGTAGTTTTGTACTCTATTGGACcggagggagagagaaaaggaTCAGGACGAGGGGAA
Proteins encoded in this region:
- the LOC126592032 gene encoding 4-alpha-glucanotransferase DPE2, whose protein sequence is MVELGLLSGSSSKYSSCKPVNVSFRIPYYTEWGQSLLVCGSEPVLGSWNIKKGLQLSPVHHGKELIWFGNISVPSGFKCDYTYYVVDEKRNVLRWEMGDKRKVLLPEGIQDGEAVELHDLWQVGADSLPFRSAFKDVIFDSKFSLDIEVPPGVIQNTLDQDDSVLVHFKISCPNIEEETAIFIIGNTSKLGQWNVQNGLKLSYAGESIWHADCVLPKSDFPIRYKYCKYGNAGNFSPENGPNRDLVLDSSKTQPRYIFLSDGMLREMPWRGAGVAIPMFSVRSENDLGVGEFLDLKLVVDWAADSGFHLVQLLPINDTSVHGMWWDSYPYSSLSVFALHPLYLRVQELSESMSSDIKLEIEKAKEQLDGKDVDYEATLTTKLSIANKVFAQEKDLILNSSSFQNFFSENQDWLKPYAAFCFLRDFFETSDHSQWGRFSHFSKEKLEKLSSKDSCHYDIICFHYYVQFHLYGQLSEAADYARRKGVILKGDLPIGVDRNSVDTWVNPNLFRMNTSTGAPPDYFDKNGQNWGFPTYNWEEMSKDNYAWWRARLTQMAKYFTAYRIDHILGFFRIWELPEHAMTGLVGKFRPSIPLSQEELEREGIWDFDRLSRPYILQEYLQDKFGASWTFIASNFLNEYQKNRYEFKEDCNTQKKIASKLKSFAERSLLQDEEKIRHELFDLIQNIVLIRDPENPRNFYPRFNLEDTPSFNDLDDHSKNVLKRLYYDYYFHRQENLWRENALKTLPALLNSSDMLACGEDLGLIPSCVHPVMQELGLIGLRIQRMPSEPDLEFGIPSQYGYMTVCAPSCHDCSTLRAWWEEDEERRQRYFKNVVGSDMSPPARCVPEIAHFILRQHVEAPSMWAIFPLQDLLALKEEYTTRPAKEETINDPTNPKHYWRYRVHVTMEALIKDNELISTIKDLVRLSGRSYPAVQAEKQPSQESAAVAGTEKQKMSSSKDKVHPAASLNGVPQETVAVR